The following proteins are encoded in a genomic region of Gossypium hirsutum isolate 1008001.06 chromosome D05, Gossypium_hirsutum_v2.1, whole genome shotgun sequence:
- the LOC107900939 gene encoding acetyl-CoA carboxylase 1 isoform X2, with protein MGIPLWQIPEIRRFYGVEHGGGYDSWRKVSVVATCFDFDKAESTRPKGHCVAVRVTSEDPDDGFKPTSGKVQELSFKSKPNVWAYFSVKSGGGIHEFSDSQFGHVFAFGESRALAIANMVLGLKEIQIRGEIRTNVDYTIDLLHASDYRENKIHTGWLDSRIAMRVRAERPPWYLSVVAGALYKVSASSAAMVSDYIGYLEKGQIPPKHISLMHSQVSLNIEGSKYTIDMVRGGTGSYRLRMNESEIEAEIHTLRDGGLLMQLDGKSHVIYAEEEAAGTRLLIDGRTCLLQKDHDPSKLVAETPCKLLRFLVSDGSHIDADTPYAEVEVMKMCMPLLSPASGVIQIKSSEGQTMQAGELIARLDLDDPSAVRKAEPFQGNFPVLGPPTAISDKVHQRCAASLNAARMILAGYEHNINEVVQSLLNCLDSPELPFLQWQECMSVLATRLPKDLKNELESKYKGFEVIPSSQNIDFPAKLLKGVLDSHLSSCSEKERGSLERHIEPLMSLVKSYEGGRESHARVIVRSLFEEYLSVEELFSDNIQADVIERLRVQYKKDLLKVVDIVLSHQGVKNKNKLILRLLEQLVYPNPAAYRDQLIRFSALNHTSYSELALKASQLLEQTKLSELRSTIARSLSELEMFTEDGESMDTPKRKSAINERMEDLVSAPLAVEDALIGLFDHSDHTLQRRVVETYVRRLYQPYLVKESVRMQWHRSGLIASWEFLEEHIERKNGSEEQMSVEKHSERKWGAMVIIKSLQFLPAIISVALRETTHNLEKATPHGSLEPTTFGNMIHIALVGINNQMSLLQDSGDEDQAQERIKKLAKILQDKEVGSSLRSAGVGVTSCIIQRDEGRTPMRHSFHWSAKNLYYEEEPLLRHLEPPLSIYLELDKLKGYEGIRYTPSRDRQWHLYTVLDKPHLIQRMFLRTLVRQPTSNDRLTAYSGHDVDMMHNQLSMSFTSKSIFRSIMAAMEELELNVHNATLKPDHAQMYLCILQEQEINDLMPYTKRVDIDAGQEEEAVETILEELAREIHAFAGVRMHKLGVCQWEVKLWIASFGRANGAWRVVVTNVTGQTCTVHIYRELENTSKYQAVYHSLSVRGPLHGVPVNAHYQPLGVLDRKRLLARKNGTTYCYDFPLAFQMALEQSFASRFPGFKKPKDKLLCKVTELVFADQKGYWGTPLIPIERQPGLNDVGMIAWSMEMSTPEFPSGRTILIVANDVTFKAGSFGPREDAFFLAVTDLACTKKLPLIYLAANSGARIGVAEEVKACFKVGWSDESSPENGFQYVYLTPEDYARIGSSVIAHEMRLASGKTRWVIDAIVGKEDGLGVENLSGSGAIASAYSRAYKETFTLTYVTGRTVGIGAYLARLGMRCIQRLDQPIILTGFSALNKLLGREVYSSHMQLGGPKIMATNGVVHLTVSDDLEGVSAILNWLSCIPPHLGGPIPVLNPSDPPERPVEYFPETSCDPRAAICGTLDSNGNWKGGIFDRDSFVETLEGWARTVVTGRAKLGGIPVGIVAVETQTVMQVIPADPGQLDSHERVVPQAGQVWFPDSATKTAQAIMDFNREELPLFILANWRGFSGGQRDLFEGILQAGSTIVENLRTYGQPVFVYIPMMGELRGGAWVVVDSRINSDQIEMYAERTAKGNVLEPEGIIEIKFRKKELIECMERLDQQLISLNEKLHEAKSNGGHAKAESLQQQIQSREKQLLPVYTQIATKFAELHDTSLRMAAKGVIKEVVDWDRSRSFFYRRLRRRISENSLVKTVNDAAGNQLSYKSAMDLIKRWFFDSNVAKGREDAWVNDEAFFSWKDDTRNYNEKLQELRFQKVLLQLTNIGSSASDMQALPRGLAALLSKMEPSSRKQIANEIRKVLS; from the exons CACTGGTTGGTTGGACAGTAGAATTGCTATGAGAGTTAGAGCAGAAAGGCCTCCGTGGTATCTTTCAGTTGTTGCCGGAGCTCTCTAT AAAGTGTCGGCCAGCAGTGCAGCTATGGTTTCAGATTATATTGGTTATCTTGAAAAGGGTCAAATTCCTCCCAAG CACATATCACTTATGCATTCTCAAGTGTCTTTGAACATTGAAGGAAGCAAATATACG atTGACATGGTTAGAGGGGGAACAGGAAGTTATAGGTTGAGAATGAATGAGTCGGAGATTGAGGCAGAGATACATACATTACGTGATGGTGGTTTATTGATGCAG TTGGATGGAAAAAGTCATGTCATTTATGCAGAGGAAGAAGCCGCTGGTACTCGCCTTCTAATTGATGGAAGGACTTGCCTGCTACAG AAAGATCACGATCCTTCAAAATTAGTGGCTGAAACACCATGCAAACTGCTTAGATTCTTGGTTTCTGATGGTAGTCATATTGATGCCGACACACCTTATGCTGAGGTTGAGGTTATGAAAATGTGCATGCCTCTTCTTTCACCTGCTTCAGGAGTTATTCAAATAAAATCATCTGAAGGTCAAACAATGCAG GCTGGTGAGCTTATTGCTAGGTTGGATCTGGATGACCCTTCAGCTGTTAGGAAAGCTGAACCATTCCAGGGGAACTTTCCGGTACTGGGGCCGCCCACTGCAATTTCTGACAAAGTTCATCAGAGATGTGCTGCAAGTTTAAATGCAGCCCGCATGATTCTCGCTGGTTATGAGCATAATATCAATGAA GTAGTTCAAAGCCTGCTAAATTGCCTTGACAGTCCCGAGCTGCCTTTCCTTCAATGGCAAGAATGCATGTCTGTTTTGGCAACCAGGCTTCCCAAAGATCTTAAAAATGAG CTGGAATCGAAGTATAAAGGGTTTGAAGTGATTCCAAGCTCCCAGAATATCGACTTTCCTGCAAAGCTATTGAAGGGAGTCCTCGAC TCCCATCTATCCTCTTGTTCTGAGAAAGAAAGAGGATCCCTAGAAAGGCATATTGAACCATTGATGAGCCTTGTGAAGTCATATGAAGGCGGAAGAGAAAGTCATGCTCGTGTTATTGTGCGTTCCCTTTTCGAAGAGTATCTATCTGTTGAAGAGTTATTCAGTGACAACATCCAG GCTGATGTGATCGAACGTCTTCGGGTTCAGTATAAGAAAGATCTACTAAAGGTTGTGGACATTGTGCTTTCTCATCAG GGTGTCAAGAATAAAAATAAACTGATACTCAGACTCTTGGAACAACTGGTTTATCCGAACCCTGCTGCATATAGAGATCAACTAATCCGATTCTCTGCACTAAATCATACTAGTTATTCTGAG TTGGCACTCAAGGCTAGTCAATTACTGGAACAAACCAAATTGAGTGAACTTCGCTCCACCATTGCTAGAAGCCTTTCTGAATTAGAAATGTTTACTGAGGATGGTGAAAGTATGGACACGCCCAAGAGGAAAAGTGCCATTAATGAAAGAATGGAGGATCTCGTTAGTGCTCCTTTAGCTGTTGAAGATGCTCTCATAGGTTTGTTTGATCATAGTGATCACACACTTCAGAGGCGGGTTGTAGAGACATATGTTCGGAGGCTTTACCAG CCGTATCTTGTAAAGGAGAGTGTCCGTATGCAGTGGCATAGATCTGGTCTTATTGCTTCATGGGAGTTCTTGGAAGAGCATATCGAGAGAAAGAATGGGTCAGAAGAACAAATGTCTGTTGAGAAACATAGTGAGAGGAAATGGGGCGCCATGGTTATAATTAAATCTCTCCAATTTTTGCCTGCAATTATCAGTGTCGCTTTAAGGGAAACAACTCATAACCTTGAGAAAGCAACTCCACATGGATCTCTTGAGCCAACAACCTTTGGTAATATGATCCATATTGCACTTGTCGGCATAAACAATCAGATGAGTTTACTTCAAGATAG TGGTGATGAGGATCAAGCTCAAGAGAGAATCAAGAAATTAGCGAAAATACTTCAAGATAAAGAGGTAGGGTCAAGTCTACGCTCGGCTGGTGTGGGGGTAACTAGCTGTATCATACAGAGGGATGAAGGGCGAACACCAATGAGGCACTCGTTTCATTGGTCAGCTAAAAATCTATATTACGAGGAAGAACCTCTTTTGCGACATCTAGAACCTCCTCTATCCATATACCTCGAATTG GATAAGCTTAAAGGCTACGAGGGCATAAGGTATACCCCATCACGTGACCGTCAATGGCACTTATATACTGTTCTAGACAAGCCACACCTGATCCAGAGGATGTTCCTCAGAACACTTGTCAGGCAGCCTACATCCAATGATAGGCTTACAGCATATTCGGGACATGATGTTGACATGATGCATAATCAATTGTCTATGTCTTTTACTTCAAAGAGCATTTTTCGGTCCATAATGGCTGCTATGGAGGAGTTGGAACTTAACGTGCACAATGCTACTCTAAAGCCCGACCATGCTCAGATGTACCTTTGTATCTTACAAGAGCAAGAGATAAATGATCTCATGCCTTATACCAA GAGAGTTGACATAGATGCTGGACAAGAAGAAGAGGCAGTAGAGACGATCTTAGAAGAACTGGCTCGGGAAATTCATGCGTTTGCCGGTGTAAGAATGCATAAATTAGGTGTTTGTCAGTGGGAGGTGAAGCTCTGGATAGCATCTTTTGGACGAGCAAATGGTGCTTGGAGAGTTGTAGTGACAAATGTGACAGGTCAGACCTGTACTGTGCAT ATATACCGAGAACTAGAGAATACCAGCAAATACCAAGCGGTATACCATTCCCTTTCTGTAAGGGGTCCTTTGCATGGTGTACCAGTTAATGCCCACTATCAGCCTTTGGGTGTTCTTGACCGGAAACGTCTATTAGCAAGGAAAAATGGTACCACTTATTGCTATGACTTTCCATTG GCATTCCAGATGGCCTTGGAACAGTCATTTGCATCGCGATTCCCAGGCTTTAAAAAACCCAAAGATAAACTTCTTTGTAAGGTCACGGAACTTGTATTTGCTGACCAAAAAGGTTACTGGGGCACTCCTCTTATTCCAATCGAACGCCAACCTGGCCTCAATGATGTTGGCATGATAGCCTGGAGCATGGAAATGTCTACTCCCGAGTTTCCTTCTGGAAGAACAATTTTGATAGTAGCAAATGATGTTACCTTCAAAGCTGGTTCTTTTGGTCCAAGAGAGGATGCATTCTTTCTTGCCGTGACCGATCTTGCATGCACTAAGAAACTGCCTTTAATTTATTTGGCTGCTAACTCTGGTGCCCGTATTGGGGTAGCTGAGGAAGTCAAAGCCTGCTTTAAAGTTGGTTGGTCCGATGAATCCAGCCCTGAGAACGGTTTTCAATATGTTTACTTGACCCCTGAGGATTATGCAAGGATTGGATCATCTGTCATTGCACATGAGATGAGGCTAGCCAGTGGAAAGACCAGGTGGGTGATCGATGCTATTGTGGGTAAGGAGGATGGTTTGGGGGTCGAGAACTTATCAGGTAGTGGGGCCATTGCAAGTGCATACTCAAGGGCATACAAGGAAACCTTTACCTTAACATATGTGACTGGTAGAACTGTGGGTATAGGTGCTTATCTTGCTCGTCTTGGCATGCGATGCATACAGAGACTTGACCAGCCGATTATTTTGACTGGTTTCTCTGCATTGAATAAACTTCTTGGTCGTGAGGTTTACAGCTCCCACATGCAACTTGGTGGACCTAAAATCATGGCAACAAATGGGGTTGTACATCTCACTGTCTCGGATGACCTTGAAGGGGTATCAGCGATTTTGAACTGGCTAAGTTGCATTCCTCCTCATCTAGGTGGGCCAATACCCGTTTTAAATCCTTCTGATCCTCCAGAACGACCTGTGGAGTACTTCCCAGAAACTTCATGTGATCCTCGTGCTGCTATTTGTGGTACTTTAGATAGTAATGGGAACTGGAAGGGGGGTATTTTCGACAGGGATAGCTTTGTCGAAACACTGGAAGGATGGGCCAGAACAGTTGTGACAGGAAGGGCAAAGCTTGGAGGAATCCCTGTAGGAATAGTAGCTGTCGAGACGCAGACAGTGATGCAGGTTATCCCTGCTGATCCGGGACAACTTGATTCACACGAGAGGGTTGTCCCTCAAGCTGGACAGGTATGGTTTCCGGATTCTGCCACAAAAACAGCTCAAGCAATAATGGATTTCAATAGGGAAGAGCTTCCACTTTTCATCCTTGCCAATTGGAGAGGCTTTTCGGGTGGGCAAAGGGATCTTTTCGAGGGCATCCTTCAGGCTGGGTCAACCATTGTTGAGAATCTCAGAACATATGGACAACCTGTCTTTGTTTACATTCCCATGATGGGTGAGCTTCGTGGTGGGGcatgggttgttgtggatagtcGGATCAATTCAGACCAGATAGAAATGTATGCCGAGCGCACTGCTAAAGGTAATGTCCTTGAGCCGGAAGGAATAATCGAAATCAAGTTTAGGAAAAAAGAACTAATAGAGTGCATGGAAAGGCTCGACCAACAGCTTATAAGTTTGAATGAAAAACTTCACGAAGCCAAGAGCAATGGAGGCCATGCCAAGGCAGAGTCTCTGCAGCAGCAAATACAATCACGTGAGAAGCAACTGTTGCCAGTGTACACGCAAATAGCCACTAAATTTGCTGAACTTCACGACACTTCTTTGAGGATGGCTGCAAAAGGGGTAATAAAAGAAGTTGTTGACTGGGACCGTTCACGCTCATTCTTCTACAGAAGACTGCGCCGGAGAATTTCTGAGAATTCTCTAGTCAAAACTGTAAACGATGCAGCCGGTAACCAACTGTCATATAAATCTGCAATGGACTTGATCAAGAGATGGTTTTTTGATTCCAATGTTGCAAAGGGAAGAGAGGATGCTTGGGTTAATGATGAAGCTTTCTTTTCATGGAAGGATGATACGAGAAACTACAACGAGAAGCTACAAGAGCTTCGTTTCCAAAAGGTATTGCTTCAGCTTACGAATATTGGCAGTTCAGCTTCGGATATGCAAGCTCTACCCCGAGGCCTTGCTGCCCTTCTAAGTAAG ATGGAGCCATCAAGTAGGAAACAAATAGCTAACGAAATCCGTAAGGTTCTGAGTTGA